The DNA window TCGAGTCCGTCTTCGGCCAGGGCGGAAGTCTCTGGGCGGTAGAGACACGCAGCGAGGAAGTCATCGATGTCCTGCGCCCGGCCTCCATCCTGCTGTCTGCCGGATGCCGCGTGGAGAGCGGCTACGGCAGCAAGCTCATCATCGGTGTGCTCAACGAGGGGGTGTCGGTGGCCTGGGAGGGCGAAGACGAGGAGGCCAGCGAGAGCGACTTGGACACGGGTGACCTCGTCCTCGGTGCCCACAAGGCGATGGCCACCATCCGCATCGCCAACGACCTGATGCGCAAGGGCACGCTGCGCAGCGCCGAGCAGATTGCCCTCGACGTCGGCCGGGCCATGGGCGTCGCCTTCGACCAGGTGGGCCTGTATGGCAAGGGGCCGAAGAAGCCGACGGGCATCCTCAACACCGACGGCATCACCAAGAAGCCCATCAGCGGCACCAGCAATGACCAGAAGGTGGCCGACTTCAAGGGCATGGTCGCCGACGTCATGGGGGCGAACATCCCGCTCCAGGGGGCGAACCCGTTCTACTTCATGACGAGCGGCACGATGATGCACCTGAGCAGCCTCCGTGATGCGGCCGGCTCGGGGAATGGCGGCTGGGTGTTCCCGGGACTCCAGGACCTGACGAACCCGACCATCAACGGGTTCCCGGTGAAGCACACCGAGTCCCTGGTCGGGAAGAAGGTCGTCGGATTCGGGCTGGCCCAGGAGCTGTACTTCGGCAACGCGGCGCCGCTGGAAATCGAACTCGGCGAGAACGGCAGCGACTTCAAGCGGGACCGAAAGACGGTGCGCGGCGTGCAGGAAGGCGACTGGCAGGTGCGCCGCGCCAAGGCGTTCTCCGTCCGCACGGGCGTCGAGTACTGAGCCACGCATTGGTGGACCGGGCGGGTCGTTCGGCCAGTCCGGTCCACTCCCCTCTCATTCTGCAACTGGAGAATCCATGCATCCCTCTCTCAGCAACATCGGCGCCTACATCAAGGCGGGCGTCCTCGCGCTGGAACCTGCCGCGCGGGGCGCGGGTACCACGCAGGGGCCTGCCGTCGACATCACCCGGTTCAAGAGCCTCGTCCTGTCCGTTGTCGTTGGTGCATCCAGCGGCGCCCCGGCCGGAGTGAGTGCCGCGTTCAGCTTCGAGTCCCGCGTGCCCGACGGTGCGTGGGCGGCAGTGAAGGACAGGGATGGCAGCCCCATCACCGTGGCGGCCACCGCGGTCAGCGGTGCCGTCGAGTTGGACCTCGACCTCTCCATGGTGGGCGACGACCACGAGGAGCTGCGCGTGGTGCAGGTGCTGTCCTTCACCGGAGGGACGGCGCCGACGCTCCTGACAGGGGCCTCGCTCGTGTTGGGCGGCGCCGCTCGCCTGCCGGTCTGAGGTGACGCCATGGCCTCGCCCGTCGACCTGCTGTTGCCCGAGCAGCTCCCCGTGTCTGCGCGCATGATGGACGCTGCGCGGCTCGGGCTCATCATCACCGCCGCGAGCGAGGCCGTGGCAACCTACTGCGGCTATCCCCTCCACCAACGGCTCGACGTCGTGGAGTCCGTTGCAGGACGCGGTGGTGCGTACCTCTGGCTGCGCGGCGCGGCCGTTCGACAGGTGACGCGCGTGGAGGTGCGCGGCGTTCCGCGGGCCGCAGGCACGTACGCGCTGGAGTCTTCGGGGCGT is part of the Myxococcus landrumus genome and encodes:
- a CDS encoding phage major capsid protein translates to MPQNNPKKTAPPTVPPEVENALAPIIIKHVEASLAARQPAPMEPGKAPAVLKYKGMFDTERPAHAALGLRMKMAFLDFEDRTAREKSKTRNAPLREFIDKMKSAGVFESVFGQGGSLWAVETRSEEVIDVLRPASILLSAGCRVESGYGSKLIIGVLNEGVSVAWEGEDEEASESDLDTGDLVLGAHKAMATIRIANDLMRKGTLRSAEQIALDVGRAMGVAFDQVGLYGKGPKKPTGILNTDGITKKPISGTSNDQKVADFKGMVADVMGANIPLQGANPFYFMTSGTMMHLSSLRDAAGSGNGGWVFPGLQDLTNPTINGFPVKHTESLVGKKVVGFGLAQELYFGNAAPLEIELGENGSDFKRDRKTVRGVQEGDWQVRRAKAFSVRTGVEY